Proteins found in one Crassostrea angulata isolate pt1a10 chromosome 3, ASM2561291v2, whole genome shotgun sequence genomic segment:
- the LOC128177295 gene encoding uncharacterized protein LOC128177295, which produces MLSETRETYKNHLCKRIKKESIKNHQSLLENGCLDGMFVTTVFLLDTSASMTGTGLEQMKTAFKNIIHEFSQHSSITENVTVMTFGQDVKVIQYYSCDHAEVTKCVDYLECQGNSPLEAGLLFSLSGINTVPYTALGSLNVRTRLVIITDGKHTDIGAQHDEEIFEALSFNKTGTEVIDLVKEMGKWNPIFCIPVGDDPDICFLGTMILGSEGGKLVPYYEARQLGRYSVNINTASNVLQQLPLEDLLSPGDIKMEVSKIVDVSEQDLNDICEIVGKRNVYKCGRDVKDEIEKEKETEFQEKYLHMPKIGTRVRRGQDWKWKNQDGQGPGTVVGHSKRIGWINVEWDNGILLPYRFGNNGFITAYDIEPCDEPRILESQPIAVGCLVRRGPDWKWNNQDGGAGNIGTVYRLKTETEIYVRWPNGNKSNYRYGYKSCYDVEICDPFDPAVIESVKRQKKGVK; this is translated from the exons ATGTTATCAGAAACTCGGGAAActtataaaaatcatttgtgTAAGAGGATAAAAAAAGAATCCATTAAAA ATCACCAAAGCTTGTTAGAGAATGGATGTTTGGATGGAATGTTTGTCACAACCGTTTTTCTTCTCGATACGTCAGCTAGCATGACTGGGACAGGCCTTGAGCAGATGAAAACTGCGTTTAAGAATATTATCCACG AGTTTTCTCAGCATTCATCAATAACAGAAAACGTCACAGTAATGACGTTCGGACAGGACGTAAAAGTTATCCAGTATTATTCTTGTGATCACGCAGAAGTCACAAAATGTGTCG ATTATTTAGAATGCCAAGGGAATAGTCCATTGGAGGCTGGACTTCTGTTCTCTTTATCAGGCATCAATACAG TTCCGTATACAGCTTTGGGATCACTCAATGTCAGAACTAGATTAGTTATTATTACTGATGGTAAACATACAGATATCGGTGCCCAACACGACGAGGAAATATTTGAGGCATTAAGTTTTAACAAA ACAGGTACAGAAGTTATcgatttagtaaaagaaatgGGAAAATGGAACCCAATATTCTGTATTCCAGTTGGAGATGACCCAGATATA TGTTTTCTTGGCACAATGATATTGGGATCAGAGGGGGGTAAACTTGTTCCCTATTACGAAGCCAGACAGCTTGGAAGATATTCTGTGAACATA aatactGCATCAAATGTCCTTCAACAGTTGCCTCTTGAAGATCTTTTGTCGCCAGGAGATATCAAAATGGAAGTTTCAAAAATAGTCGATGTATCAGAACAAGATTTG AATGATATTTGTGAAATCGTTGGAAAAAGAAATGTGTACAAATGTGGAAGGGATGTTAAAGATGAAATcgaaaaagaaaaggaaactgagttccaagaaaaatatttgcacaTGCCTAAAATAGGAACACGTGTTCGCAGAGGACAAGATTGGAAGTGGAAAAACCAAGACGGACAAGGACCCGGTACGGTTGTGGGACATTCAAAAAGAA tTGGATGGATTAATGTTGAATGGGATAATGGCATTTTACTGCCATATAGATTCGGAAATAATGGTTTTATCACTGCATACGATATTGAGCCTTGTGATGAACCAAGGATACTTGAAAGCCAGCCAATAGCTGTTGGGTGTCTTGTTCGTAGAG GTCCTGATTGGAAATGGAATAACCAAGATGGAGGAGCAGGAAATATTGGAACGGTTTATAGACTTAAAACTGAAACGGAAATTTat GTTCGATGGCCAAATGGAAACAAGAGCAATTACAGATATGGATATAAAAGCTGTTACGATGTGGAAATATG TGATCCGTTTGACCCAGCTGTAATAGAATCAGTGAAACGTCAAAAGAAAG gtgTAAAATGA